From one Microbacterium sp. 10M-3C3 genomic stretch:
- a CDS encoding TMEM175 family protein yields MTIDDGRGATIMSAERAKAFIDAVVAIAMTLLILPLMESVGEAAAGGLTAIEWFGEHSDQLLSFALSFAIIAMFWINHHRLFAKVENVSSGLLWLTMAWLLSIVWLPIATALSGQLSAEDLSVRVVYIGSMIVTSVLLLLIRLFLRAHPQLLNGPASDLDRGLAVEAAMVSLFAIALAVSLAIPALTYYPLFLLALTGPLGGLLHRVTHRAR; encoded by the coding sequence GTGACGATCGACGACGGACGCGGCGCGACCATCATGTCCGCCGAGCGCGCGAAGGCCTTCATCGACGCCGTGGTCGCGATCGCGATGACGCTGCTGATCCTGCCGCTCATGGAGAGCGTGGGTGAGGCGGCGGCCGGCGGTCTGACCGCGATCGAATGGTTCGGCGAGCACTCCGACCAGCTGCTCAGCTTCGCCCTGAGCTTCGCGATCATCGCGATGTTCTGGATCAACCACCACCGCCTGTTCGCGAAGGTGGAGAACGTGTCGTCGGGGCTGCTGTGGCTGACGATGGCGTGGCTGCTGTCCATCGTCTGGCTCCCGATCGCCACGGCGCTGTCGGGTCAGCTGTCTGCGGAAGACCTCAGCGTGCGCGTCGTCTACATCGGCAGCATGATCGTCACGAGCGTCCTGCTGCTGCTCATCCGGCTCTTCCTGCGGGCCCATCCGCAGCTGCTCAACGGCCCGGCGAGCGACCTCGACCGCGGACTGGCGGTGGAGGCGGCCATGGTGAGCCTGTTCGCGATCGCGCTCGCCGTGTCGCTCGCGATCCCCGCGCTCACGTACTACCCGCTGTTCCTGCTGGCGCTCACGGGCCCGCTCGGCGGACTCCTCCACCGCGTGACCCACCGCGCCCGGTAA
- a CDS encoding NAD(P)/FAD-dependent oxidoreductase: MTASSPGHTHDVVIVGGGHNALVAAAYLARAGAKVVVFERLDHVGGAAVSERPWRGIDARLSRYSYLVSLLPRAIMRDLGVHVDLRRRRFSSYTPDPADPSRGLLVDTADAAATAASFERTLGDPAEAERFAAFGRRLGPLAAAVFPSMTEPLATASEMRARVGDDALWSDVVERPLGSMLRASLQSDLARGVALTDGLIGTFAASDEPSLRQNRCFLYHVIGGGTGDWDVPVGGMGRVSAELERAAREAGAEIRLDSLVTSVTPDGEVHVYSRIGEKVRGRLVLSGVGDDVLSHLLREGGTASPEEPSAEGAQVKVNMLLRRLPRLHDTAVRPEHAFAGTFHVNETMTQLDAAHASATAGSVPDPLPAEIYCHSLTDPSILGEDLRAAGAQTLTLFGLQVPHRLVAGRDRVAARGELLAAAQRSLDSVLAEPIAEVVWEAPDGSPCIEARTTADLEDSLGMAAGDIFHGPLSWPWLDEPATTPAERWGVATEHPRILVCGSSARRGGAVSGIGGHNAAHAAMELLGL, from the coding sequence ATGACCGCCAGCTCCCCGGGCCACACGCACGACGTCGTCATCGTGGGCGGCGGGCACAACGCTCTCGTCGCGGCGGCATACCTCGCCCGCGCCGGCGCGAAGGTCGTCGTCTTCGAACGGCTCGATCACGTGGGCGGCGCGGCGGTGTCGGAGCGGCCGTGGCGCGGCATCGACGCACGTCTGTCGCGCTACTCGTACCTCGTGAGCCTGCTGCCGCGTGCGATCATGCGCGACCTCGGCGTGCACGTGGACCTGCGCCGTCGCCGCTTCTCGTCCTACACGCCAGACCCGGCCGACCCGTCGCGCGGGCTGCTCGTCGACACGGCGGATGCGGCGGCCACCGCGGCATCCTTCGAGCGCACCCTCGGCGACCCCGCCGAGGCTGAGCGGTTCGCCGCTTTCGGCCGGCGCCTCGGCCCGCTCGCGGCGGCCGTGTTCCCGTCCATGACGGAGCCGCTCGCGACGGCGTCGGAGATGCGCGCGCGGGTCGGCGACGACGCTCTGTGGAGCGACGTGGTCGAGCGACCGCTCGGGTCGATGCTGCGTGCGTCGCTCCAGTCGGATCTCGCACGTGGTGTCGCCCTGACCGATGGCCTCATCGGCACGTTCGCCGCCTCCGACGAGCCGTCGCTGCGCCAGAACCGGTGCTTCCTGTACCACGTGATCGGCGGCGGCACCGGCGACTGGGACGTGCCCGTGGGCGGCATGGGCCGGGTGAGCGCGGAGCTCGAGCGCGCCGCGCGGGAAGCCGGCGCCGAGATCCGCCTGGACTCCCTCGTGACCTCCGTGACGCCGGACGGCGAGGTGCACGTGTACTCGCGCATCGGGGAGAAGGTGCGCGGGCGGCTCGTACTCAGCGGCGTCGGCGACGACGTGCTCTCGCACCTCCTGCGCGAGGGCGGCACCGCCTCGCCCGAGGAGCCGTCCGCCGAAGGCGCACAGGTGAAGGTGAACATGCTCCTGCGCCGACTCCCCCGGCTGCACGACACGGCGGTGCGCCCCGAGCACGCGTTCGCGGGCACCTTCCACGTGAACGAGACGATGACCCAGCTGGATGCGGCGCACGCCAGCGCGACGGCGGGCTCCGTGCCCGACCCGCTGCCGGCGGAGATCTACTGCCACTCGCTCACCGACCCGTCGATCCTCGGCGAGGACCTGCGGGCGGCGGGAGCGCAGACGCTGACCCTCTTCGGGCTGCAGGTGCCGCACCGGCTCGTCGCCGGACGGGACCGCGTCGCGGCGCGCGGCGAGCTGCTGGCCGCCGCGCAGCGCAGCCTCGACAGCGTGCTCGCCGAGCCGATCGCCGAGGTCGTGTGGGAGGCGCCCGACGGCAGCCCGTGCATCGAGGCGCGCACGACCGCCGATCTCGAGGACTCCCTCGGCATGGCCGCGGGCGACATCTTCCACGGCCCGCTGTCGTGGCCGTGGCTCGACGAGCCCGCCACGACGCCGGCGGAGCGCTGGGGCGTCGCGACGGAGCATCCGCGGATCCTCGTGTGCGGATCCAGCGCGCGCCGAGGCGGCGCCGTCAGCGGCATCGGCGGGCACAACGCCGCGCACGCCGCGATGGAGCTCCTCGGGCTCTGA
- a CDS encoding inositol monophosphatase family protein: MTSPDELLALARDIALEAGELARRRREEGVTVAATKSALADIVTEADREVEALIRARLDAARPGDAFLGEESGADGREADITWVVDPIDGTVNYAYGLPEWAVSIAAVAGSADPAEWEALAGVVYCPATGDVFAASREGGAWLGERRIRTNAEVGPAGGLIATGFGYDPATHAAALDQLARVMPIARDIRRAGAASLDLAAVAAGRHDAYYERGLNPWDHAAGALLVAEAGGIVSGAPGDRPGKAMTIAASPGIYDRLVEVLDF, translated from the coding sequence ATGACTTCGCCCGATGAGCTGCTCGCCCTCGCCCGCGACATCGCCCTCGAGGCGGGGGAGCTGGCGCGGCGCCGTCGCGAGGAGGGCGTGACCGTCGCCGCGACGAAGTCGGCCCTCGCCGACATCGTGACGGAGGCCGACCGCGAGGTCGAGGCGCTTATCCGCGCGCGCCTGGACGCCGCGCGGCCCGGCGACGCGTTCCTCGGCGAGGAGTCGGGAGCGGACGGACGTGAGGCCGACATCACGTGGGTGGTCGACCCCATCGACGGCACCGTCAACTACGCCTACGGGCTCCCCGAATGGGCCGTCAGCATCGCCGCCGTCGCGGGCTCGGCCGACCCGGCCGAGTGGGAGGCGCTCGCCGGCGTCGTGTACTGCCCGGCGACCGGCGATGTCTTCGCGGCCAGCCGCGAGGGCGGCGCGTGGCTCGGGGAACGCCGCATCCGGACCAACGCGGAGGTCGGGCCGGCGGGCGGCCTCATCGCGACCGGGTTCGGCTATGACCCCGCGACCCACGCCGCGGCGCTCGACCAGCTCGCGCGGGTGATGCCTATCGCGCGCGACATCCGGCGAGCGGGGGCCGCATCGCTCGACCTCGCGGCGGTCGCGGCCGGTCGCCACGATGCGTACTACGAGCGGGGGCTGAACCCGTGGGACCACGCGGCCGGCGCGCTCCTCGTGGCCGAGGCGGGCGGGATCGTGTCCGGTGCGCCGGGCGACCGCCCGGGCAAGGCCATGACGATCGCCGCGTCGCCCGGCATCTACGACCGCCTCGTCGAGGTCCTCGACTTCTGA
- a CDS encoding alpha/beta hydrolase, with protein MREPWREDILGPGFAQRTLDLGRDDGEPVVATLVRHLPTAFARLTGSWRDVDVLYVHGWSDYFFQTELAEFWTDRGARFFALDLRRYGRSLRADQRPGDVHSLDDYDLDIAAALAAIAEGLPSPRRLVLLGHSTGGLTLTLWAARHPGRAAALILNSPWLEFQLGPVGRQALTPLINARARIDPLGPHPVVDLGFYTRAQREVGSLPDAPEGWRPERGFATHPRWLAAVIDGHRRIADGVDVGCPALVLLSSRSTPPTRWLPDMTRTDSVLVVDDIARAATRIGALVTLARIDGALHDVFLSADAARHDAYAVMARWADGLPRG; from the coding sequence ATGCGCGAGCCGTGGCGGGAGGACATCCTCGGGCCCGGGTTCGCGCAGCGCACCCTCGACCTGGGCCGGGACGACGGCGAGCCGGTGGTCGCGACCCTGGTGCGGCACCTGCCGACCGCCTTCGCTCGTCTCACCGGGTCGTGGCGGGATGTCGACGTGCTGTACGTGCACGGCTGGTCGGACTACTTCTTCCAGACCGAGCTCGCGGAGTTCTGGACCGACCGCGGCGCGCGGTTCTTCGCGCTCGACCTCCGCCGGTACGGGCGCAGCCTGCGGGCCGACCAGCGCCCCGGCGACGTGCACAGCCTCGACGACTACGACCTCGACATCGCCGCCGCGCTCGCCGCCATTGCGGAGGGGCTCCCGTCGCCGCGGCGCCTCGTACTTCTCGGGCATTCGACGGGTGGCCTCACGCTCACCCTGTGGGCCGCTCGCCATCCCGGACGCGCCGCCGCCCTCATCCTCAACAGCCCGTGGCTGGAGTTCCAGCTGGGGCCCGTCGGCCGCCAGGCACTCACGCCGCTGATCAACGCGCGCGCCCGCATCGACCCGCTCGGCCCGCACCCGGTCGTCGATCTCGGTTTCTACACGCGCGCGCAGCGCGAGGTCGGATCGCTTCCGGATGCGCCGGAGGGCTGGCGACCCGAGCGCGGGTTCGCGACGCATCCGCGCTGGCTCGCCGCGGTGATCGACGGGCATCGGCGCATCGCCGACGGGGTGGACGTCGGCTGCCCGGCGCTCGTGCTGCTCTCGTCGCGGTCGACGCCGCCCACGCGCTGGCTGCCCGACATGACCCGCACCGACTCGGTGCTCGTCGTCGACGACATCGCCCGCGCAGCCACCCGGATCGGTGCGCTCGTGACGCTCGCGCGCATCGACGGCGCGCTGCACGACGTGTTCCTCTCGGCCGACGCCGCCCGGCACGACGCGTACGCCGTCATGGCGCGATGGGCGGACGGCCTTCCTCGCGGATGA
- a CDS encoding FBP domain-containing protein, which yields MRALTEDEIRNSFINAAPDEKRIVAMPVDFLLTDWDHLDFFAWRDPRTRGRGYVITERHGEPTGVVLRAAEGTSRARSAMCNICHTMQPADQVALFTARKAGSAGDVGGSVGTYMCADLSCHENVRLALPLAPSEIRASVDMKIDGTRRRTEAFVERVLEDA from the coding sequence ATGCGAGCACTGACCGAGGACGAGATCCGCAACTCGTTCATCAACGCCGCGCCCGACGAGAAGCGCATCGTGGCGATGCCCGTCGACTTCCTTCTTACCGACTGGGACCACCTCGACTTCTTCGCGTGGCGCGATCCGCGCACCCGCGGACGCGGTTACGTCATCACCGAGCGTCATGGCGAGCCGACCGGTGTCGTGCTGCGCGCGGCCGAGGGCACGTCGCGGGCGAGGTCGGCGATGTGCAACATCTGCCACACGATGCAGCCGGCCGACCAGGTCGCGCTGTTCACGGCGCGCAAGGCCGGGTCGGCGGGCGACGTGGGCGGCAGCGTCGGCACGTACATGTGCGCCGATCTGTCGTGCCACGAGAACGTGCGCCTCGCCCTCCCGCTCGCGCCGAGCGAGATCCGCGCGAGCGTCGACATGAAGATCGACGGCACGCGCCGGCGCACCGAGGCCTTCGTCGAGCGCGTCCTCGAAGACGCCTGA
- a CDS encoding bifunctional proline dehydrogenase/L-glutamate gamma-semialdehyde dehydrogenase — MTIAPPHTDVISPADLADEAVVLVRTWLDAARAEPVDAAAQRLAGVLRDPKGLDFTVGFVDGVVRPEDLRVAARNLRALTPLVPAFLPWHLRTAIRIGALAAPVAPAVVVPIARRVLRTMVRHLIVDASDRRLGAAIRRIRDRAEGTRLNVNLLGEAILGKAEAERRLAGTRRLLERHDVDYVSIKVSSTVAPHTPWAFDAAVADAVAALRPLYRTAARGGTFLNLDMEEYKDLDLTLAVFTTILDEPEFHTLEAGIVLQAYLPDALAAMMRLQEWAAARVAGGGAPIKVRVVKGANLPMERVDAEIHDWPLATWESKQATDASYKAVLDYALRPERTANVRIGVAGHNLFDIALAWLLAERRGVTGSGAVRPGIEIEMLLGMATAQAAAVRRTVGGILLYTPVVHPAEFDVAIAYLIRRLEEGASAENFMSAVFDLDDAALFARERDRFLAALADMPTSVPAPRRVQDRSAPAVAAPRCGFRNAPDSDPAIAANRAWAAAIQDRMPASRVGADTADAGEISDAAALDALVADTVAAGQAWRELGADARAEILHRAGDALERRRAELIEVMGAECGKVVEQSDPEVSEAVDFAHYYAERGRDLDRVDGARFHPARLTVVTPPWNFPVAIPAGSTLAALAAGSSVVIKPAPQARRSGAAMVEALWEAGVPRDVLRCVQVAEDDLGRRLVSHPDVERVVLTGSYETAELFRSFRPDLPLLAETSGKNAVIVTPSADLDLAARDVALSAFGHAGQKCSAASLVVLVGSVATSERFRRQLVDAVTSLEVGLPWEPASRVGPLIAPAEGKLLRALTTLEPGQRWLLEPRRLDDDGRLWRPGIREGVERGSEFHRTEYFGPVLGIMTAATLDEAIDLVNDVDYGLTSGLHALDPSEIATWLERIEAGNAYVNRGTTGAIVQRQPFGGWKRSAVGPGAKAGGPNYLLAFGSWTDAAVTGAPDRRGDHLAAAALAAVPDDERPWLAGALASDAAAWRDEFGVARDVTGLDVEQNVFRYAPVPVTVRAEGAPASRLVRVVAAGVRAGAPVTVSAAADPGPAVRAWLEGVGVTARIEDDAQWRQRAAALAASGGRVRLLGGSAAEFARATDGSPAVALYAGDVVSAGRVEMLPFVREQAVSLTAHRFGTPRRYDVPAARG; from the coding sequence ATGACCATCGCGCCCCCGCACACCGATGTGATCTCGCCCGCCGACCTCGCCGACGAGGCGGTCGTGCTCGTGCGCACGTGGCTCGACGCCGCCCGCGCGGAGCCCGTGGACGCCGCCGCCCAGCGCCTCGCCGGCGTGCTCCGCGACCCGAAGGGCCTCGACTTCACGGTCGGCTTCGTCGACGGCGTCGTCCGCCCCGAAGACCTCCGCGTCGCCGCCCGCAACCTCCGCGCGCTCACGCCGCTCGTGCCGGCGTTCCTGCCGTGGCATTTGCGGACGGCCATCCGCATCGGCGCGCTCGCCGCCCCCGTCGCGCCCGCCGTCGTCGTGCCGATCGCCCGGCGCGTGCTGCGCACGATGGTCCGCCACCTCATCGTGGATGCGTCCGACCGGCGGCTCGGTGCGGCGATCCGCCGCATCCGCGACCGCGCCGAGGGCACGCGCCTGAACGTCAACCTCCTCGGCGAGGCGATCCTCGGCAAGGCCGAGGCCGAGCGCCGCCTCGCGGGCACCCGCCGGCTGCTCGAGCGCCACGACGTCGACTACGTCTCGATCAAGGTGTCCTCCACCGTCGCGCCCCACACGCCGTGGGCGTTCGACGCGGCCGTCGCCGATGCGGTGGCGGCGCTGCGTCCGCTGTACCGCACGGCCGCGCGCGGCGGCACGTTCCTCAACCTCGACATGGAGGAGTACAAGGACCTCGACCTCACCCTCGCGGTGTTCACGACGATCCTCGACGAGCCGGAGTTCCACACGCTGGAGGCCGGGATCGTGCTTCAGGCGTACCTGCCCGACGCGCTCGCGGCGATGATGCGCCTGCAGGAGTGGGCGGCCGCGCGTGTGGCGGGGGGCGGCGCGCCCATCAAGGTGCGCGTCGTCAAGGGCGCGAACCTGCCGATGGAGCGCGTCGACGCCGAGATCCACGACTGGCCGCTGGCGACGTGGGAGTCCAAGCAGGCCACGGATGCGTCGTACAAGGCGGTGCTCGACTACGCGCTGCGTCCCGAGCGCACCGCGAACGTGCGCATCGGCGTGGCGGGCCACAACCTCTTCGACATCGCGCTGGCGTGGCTGCTCGCCGAGCGCCGCGGCGTGACCGGCTCCGGCGCCGTGCGGCCCGGGATCGAGATCGAGATGCTCCTCGGCATGGCGACCGCGCAGGCCGCCGCGGTGCGTCGCACGGTCGGCGGGATCCTGCTGTACACCCCCGTCGTCCATCCCGCCGAGTTCGACGTCGCGATCGCGTACCTCATCCGTCGCCTCGAGGAGGGCGCGTCGGCGGAGAACTTCATGTCGGCGGTCTTCGACCTCGACGACGCCGCGCTGTTCGCGCGCGAGCGCGACCGCTTCCTCGCCGCCCTCGCCGACATGCCGACCTCCGTCCCGGCGCCGCGCCGCGTCCAGGACCGCTCCGCCCCCGCGGTGGCGGCACCGCGCTGCGGGTTCCGCAACGCGCCCGACTCCGACCCCGCGATCGCCGCGAACCGCGCGTGGGCCGCTGCCATCCAGGACCGCATGCCGGCCTCGCGCGTGGGCGCGGACACCGCCGACGCCGGGGAGATCTCGGATGCGGCGGCGCTGGATGCGCTCGTCGCCGACACGGTCGCGGCCGGTCAGGCCTGGCGAGAGCTCGGCGCCGACGCGCGCGCGGAGATCCTCCACCGCGCGGGAGACGCGCTCGAGCGGCGCCGTGCGGAGCTCATCGAGGTCATGGGAGCCGAGTGCGGCAAGGTCGTGGAGCAGAGCGACCCCGAGGTCTCGGAGGCCGTCGACTTCGCGCACTACTACGCCGAGCGCGGCCGCGATCTCGACCGCGTCGACGGCGCGCGCTTCCACCCCGCGCGGCTCACGGTCGTGACGCCGCCGTGGAACTTCCCGGTCGCGATCCCCGCCGGCTCGACCCTCGCCGCGCTGGCCGCGGGGAGCTCGGTCGTGATCAAGCCCGCGCCGCAGGCGCGCCGCTCGGGCGCCGCGATGGTCGAGGCGCTGTGGGAGGCGGGCGTGCCCCGCGACGTGCTGCGCTGCGTGCAGGTCGCCGAGGACGACCTCGGGCGCCGGCTCGTGTCGCACCCCGACGTCGAGCGTGTCGTGCTGACCGGCTCGTACGAGACCGCGGAGCTGTTCCGCTCGTTCCGGCCCGACCTGCCCCTCCTGGCGGAGACGAGCGGCAAGAACGCCGTGATCGTGACGCCCAGCGCCGACCTCGACCTGGCCGCACGGGACGTCGCGCTCTCGGCCTTCGGGCACGCGGGGCAGAAGTGCTCCGCCGCCTCGCTCGTGGTGCTCGTCGGGTCGGTCGCGACGTCGGAGCGCTTCCGCCGGCAGCTCGTCGACGCCGTCACCTCCCTCGAGGTGGGCCTGCCGTGGGAGCCGGCCAGCCGCGTCGGCCCGCTCATCGCCCCCGCCGAGGGCAAGCTCCTGCGCGCCCTCACGACCCTCGAGCCGGGTCAGCGCTGGCTGCTCGAGCCGCGACGCCTCGACGACGACGGCCGACTGTGGCGGCCAGGCATCCGCGAGGGGGTGGAGCGTGGGAGCGAGTTCCACCGCACCGAGTACTTCGGTCCGGTGCTCGGCATCATGACCGCCGCGACCCTCGACGAGGCGATCGACCTCGTCAACGACGTCGACTACGGCCTCACGTCGGGCCTTCACGCCCTCGATCCGTCGGAGATCGCGACCTGGCTCGAGCGCATCGAAGCGGGCAACGCGTACGTCAACCGCGGCACGACCGGCGCGATCGTGCAGCGTCAGCCGTTCGGCGGATGGAAGCGCTCGGCCGTCGGCCCGGGCGCGAAGGCCGGCGGACCGAACTACCTGCTCGCCTTCGGGTCGTGGACGGATGCGGCGGTCACGGGGGCGCCCGACCGCCGCGGCGACCACCTCGCCGCTGCGGCGCTCGCCGCCGTGCCCGACGACGAGCGGCCGTGGCTCGCGGGGGCGCTCGCGAGCGACGCCGCGGCGTGGCGCGACGAGTTCGGCGTCGCCCGCGACGTGACCGGGCTCGACGTCGAGCAGAACGTGTTCCGCTACGCGCCGGTGCCCGTGACGGTCCGCGCGGAGGGGGCGCCGGCGTCGCGGCTCGTGCGCGTCGTCGCGGCCGGGGTGCGGGCCGGCGCGCCGGTGACCGTGAGCGCGGCCGCGGACCCGGGACCGGCGGTGCGGGCGTGGCTCGAGGGCGTCGGCGTCACCGCGCGCATCGAGGACGACGCGCAATGGCGCCAGCGTGCCGCGGCGCTCGCCGCCTCGGGCGGCCGGGTGCGGCTGCTCGGCGGCTCGGCCGCGGAGTTCGCGCGCGCGACGGACGGGTCGCCCGCCGTCGCGCTGTACGCCGGCGACGTGGTCTCGGCGGGGCGCGTGGAGATGCTGCCGTTCGTGCGCGAGCAGGCGGTCTCGCTCACGGCGCACCGCTTCGGCACGCCGCGCCGCTACGACGTGCCTGCGGCGCGCGGCTGA
- a CDS encoding DUF559 domain-containing protein, whose amino-acid sequence MPDVISLVRALDGVARTATLRERGLSDHRIADAVRRGALSRVRRGWVALPSADTELVEAARAGVVLTCVTQARRLGLWVLAEPRPHVAAPGHAGHVASAVGHVHWAAPVVPRHPDALVDPVENVLAVAASCLPHEEALAVWESALRQGMVDIREMRRLDLGPAARALCDEADPYADSGLESFAVPRLRWLGLPLRRQVWIAGHRVDLLIGERLAFQIDGGHHVGAQREEDIAHDVALGLLGYRVIRVGYRTIVDDWASVQERIMRAIAQGWHRA is encoded by the coding sequence ATGCCCGACGTCATCAGCCTCGTCCGCGCCCTCGACGGTGTGGCGCGCACCGCGACCCTCCGCGAGCGCGGCCTGAGTGACCACCGGATCGCCGACGCCGTGCGGCGCGGCGCGCTCTCGCGCGTGCGTCGCGGGTGGGTCGCGCTGCCGTCCGCCGACACCGAACTGGTCGAAGCAGCCCGCGCGGGCGTCGTGCTGACGTGTGTCACGCAGGCTCGGCGGCTCGGTCTGTGGGTGCTGGCGGAGCCGCGCCCGCACGTCGCCGCGCCCGGCCATGCCGGCCACGTCGCCTCGGCGGTCGGACACGTGCACTGGGCGGCGCCCGTCGTGCCGCGGCATCCGGATGCGCTCGTCGACCCGGTCGAGAACGTGCTGGCGGTCGCGGCGTCGTGCCTGCCGCACGAGGAGGCGCTCGCGGTGTGGGAGTCGGCGCTGCGGCAGGGGATGGTCGACATCCGGGAGATGCGTCGCCTCGACCTGGGCCCGGCCGCGCGCGCCCTGTGCGACGAGGCGGATCCCTACGCCGACTCCGGCCTGGAGTCCTTCGCGGTACCGCGTCTGCGGTGGCTCGGGCTGCCGCTGCGCCGCCAGGTGTGGATCGCCGGTCACCGCGTCGATCTGCTGATCGGCGAACGGCTCGCGTTCCAGATCGACGGCGGCCACCACGTCGGCGCGCAGCGCGAGGAGGACATCGCCCACGATGTCGCGCTCGGCCTGCTCGGCTATCGCGTGATCCGCGTCGGCTACCGCACGATCGTCGACGACTGGGCGAGCGTGCAGGAGCGGATCATGCGCGCGATCGCCCAGGGATGGCACCGCGCGTGA
- a CDS encoding LysR family transcriptional regulator, which yields MFDLRRLRLLHELSTRGTLTAVAEALSYSPSTVSQQLSQLEREAGVPLLRPDGRRVRLTAQGEALAAHAARMLAADERARAELERMRPSLSPVRIAVMQSAAHGIIPGALSLLAAREPDLRLEVVELAPEEGLFELAAYGFDLVVAEQYPGHTREHRPGLVRRILGHDAIRLALPHGDTARELGQLDDRAWVMEPPGTAAREWATQQCRAAGFEPDVRFELTDLTAHARLVAAGHAVGMIPDLVHGGEPAGLRLAELPGRPRRDVFTAVRSGSAERPALTVVQQALRDAFDAASPSA from the coding sequence GTGTTCGATCTGCGCCGCCTGCGTCTTCTGCACGAGCTGTCGACGCGCGGGACGCTGACGGCGGTGGCCGAGGCGCTCTCCTACAGCCCGTCGACGGTGTCGCAGCAGCTGTCGCAGCTCGAACGCGAAGCGGGCGTACCGCTGCTCCGGCCCGACGGTCGACGCGTCCGCCTGACGGCGCAGGGCGAGGCACTCGCGGCGCACGCGGCGCGGATGCTCGCCGCCGACGAGCGCGCCCGCGCAGAGCTCGAGCGGATGCGGCCCTCCCTCTCGCCGGTGCGGATCGCCGTCATGCAGTCGGCCGCGCACGGCATCATCCCCGGCGCACTGTCCCTCCTCGCCGCCCGCGAGCCCGACCTCCGGCTCGAGGTCGTCGAGCTCGCGCCCGAGGAAGGGCTCTTCGAGCTCGCGGCGTACGGCTTCGACCTCGTCGTCGCCGAGCAGTACCCGGGGCACACGCGCGAGCACCGCCCGGGGCTCGTCCGCCGCATCCTGGGGCACGACGCGATCCGCCTCGCCCTGCCGCACGGCGACACGGCGAGGGAGCTCGGCCAGCTGGACGACCGCGCGTGGGTCATGGAGCCGCCCGGCACCGCCGCGCGCGAGTGGGCGACGCAGCAGTGCCGGGCGGCCGGCTTCGAGCCGGACGTGCGCTTCGAGCTGACCGATCTCACGGCGCACGCGCGCCTCGTTGCCGCCGGCCACGCGGTGGGGATGATCCCCGACCTCGTGCACGGCGGCGAGCCCGCGGGGCTCCGCCTGGCGGAGCTGCCGGGTCGTCCTCGCCGCGACGTGTTCACGGCGGTGCGCAGCGGCTCCGCGGAGCGACCGGCGCTGACCGTCGTGCAGCAAGCCCTGCGCGACGCGTTCGACGCTGCCTCGCCGTCCGCGTGA
- a CDS encoding YajQ family cyclic di-GMP-binding protein, whose amino-acid sequence MADSSFDIVSKIDRQEADNALNQARKEVEQRYDFKGTDASIEWSGESILIKANTEERAKAVLDVFQSKLIKRGISLKSLESGEPTASGKEYRIVSTLKEGISQENAKKIGKIIRDEGPKSVKSQIQGDELRVQSKSRDDLQEVQRLLKAADLDVDLQFVNYR is encoded by the coding sequence ATGGCCGACAGCTCTTTCGACATCGTCTCCAAGATCGACCGGCAGGAAGCCGACAACGCCCTGAACCAGGCGCGCAAGGAGGTCGAGCAGCGCTACGACTTCAAAGGCACCGACGCCTCGATCGAGTGGAGCGGCGAGTCGATCCTCATCAAGGCGAACACCGAGGAGCGCGCCAAGGCCGTGCTGGACGTGTTCCAGTCGAAGCTCATCAAGCGTGGCATCTCGCTCAAGAGCCTCGAGTCGGGCGAGCCGACCGCGAGTGGCAAGGAGTACCGGATCGTCTCCACCCTCAAGGAGGGGATCTCGCAGGAGAACGCGAAGAAGATCGGCAAGATCATCCGCGACGAGGGGCCGAAATCGGTGAAGTCGCAGATCCAGGGCGACGAGCTGCGGGTGCAGTCGAAATCGCGGGACGACCTGCAGGAGGTCCAGCGACTCCTGAAGGCCGCCGACCTCGACGTCGACCTCCAGTTCGTCAACTACCGCTGA